The Urbifossiella limnaea genome has a window encoding:
- a CDS encoding DUF1501 domain-containing protein: MTPHTPRSRRDFLYAAGGGLGGIALHALLNEAHAQPRSPLAAKRPHFEPKAKRVIFIFAVGGPSQMDLFDRKPELERQAGKPLPEAAGRARSQFTTGNEVILPSTRRWQRYGKSGIELSDLMPRTAACADDICFLRACWCTSTVHAPAMYELHSGRTLMGFPSLGSWVTYGLGTENQNLPAYCVLPQPEGVPEGGAPCWGSAFLPAVYQGTLLRRGASPILNLRPPPGTGPEQNRRSFDLVRRLNELHAPPGDPDLDARTASYELAFRMQQHAPEAVDLSRETAETKALYGTDDAKTADFGTRLLLARRLVERGVRFVTVYSGGGPLITQWDAHDDINGNHETMCGHADRPVAALLTDLKRRGLLKDTLVVWCSEFGRTPNSQGGRGRDHNPLGYTMWLAGGGSKGGTVVGATDEFGLHGIEDRVSVNDFHATILHLLGFDHERLTYPHDGRDERLTDVAGRVVEKALA; the protein is encoded by the coding sequence ATGACCCCGCACACCCCCCGCAGCCGCCGCGACTTCCTCTACGCCGCCGGCGGCGGCCTCGGCGGCATTGCCCTCCACGCGCTACTGAACGAGGCCCACGCCCAGCCCCGCTCGCCGCTCGCCGCCAAGCGGCCGCACTTCGAGCCGAAGGCCAAGCGCGTCATCTTCATCTTCGCCGTCGGCGGGCCGAGCCAGATGGACCTGTTCGACCGCAAGCCCGAACTCGAACGGCAGGCCGGCAAGCCGCTGCCCGAGGCGGCCGGCCGCGCCCGCAGCCAGTTCACCACCGGCAACGAGGTCATCCTGCCGAGCACGCGCCGCTGGCAGCGCTACGGCAAGAGCGGCATCGAGCTGTCCGACCTGATGCCGCGCACCGCCGCGTGTGCGGACGACATCTGCTTCCTGCGGGCGTGCTGGTGTACGTCCACGGTCCACGCCCCGGCCATGTACGAGCTGCACAGCGGCCGCACGCTCATGGGCTTCCCGAGCCTCGGCAGCTGGGTGACGTACGGCCTCGGCACCGAGAACCAGAACCTCCCGGCGTACTGCGTGCTGCCGCAGCCCGAAGGCGTGCCCGAGGGCGGGGCGCCGTGCTGGGGGAGCGCCTTTCTCCCCGCCGTGTACCAGGGGACGCTGCTGCGCCGCGGGGCGAGCCCGATCCTCAACCTGCGGCCGCCGCCCGGCACCGGGCCGGAGCAGAACCGCCGCTCGTTCGACCTGGTGCGGCGGCTCAACGAGCTGCACGCCCCGCCCGGCGACCCCGACCTCGACGCCCGCACCGCCAGCTACGAACTCGCCTTCCGGATGCAGCAGCACGCGCCGGAGGCCGTGGACCTGAGCCGCGAGACGGCCGAGACGAAGGCGCTGTACGGCACCGACGACGCGAAGACGGCCGACTTCGGCACGCGGCTGCTGCTGGCCCGCCGGCTCGTCGAGCGCGGGGTGCGGTTCGTCACGGTGTACAGCGGCGGCGGGCCGCTGATCACGCAGTGGGACGCGCACGACGACATCAACGGCAACCACGAGACGATGTGCGGCCACGCCGACCGGCCGGTGGCGGCGCTGCTGACGGACCTGAAGCGGCGCGGGCTGCTGAAGGACACGCTGGTGGTGTGGTGCAGCGAGTTCGGGCGGACGCCCAACAGCCAGGGCGGGCGCGGCCGCGACCACAACCCGCTCGGCTACACCATGTGGCTGGCCGGCGGCGGATCGAAGGGCGGCACCGTCGTCGGCGCCACCGACGAGTTCGGCCTGCACGGCATCGAGGACCGCGTGAGCGTGAACGACTTCCACGCCACGATCCTGCACCTGCTCGGCTTCGACCACGAGCGGCTGACGTACCCGCACGACGGCCGCGACGAGCGGCTGACGGACGTGGCGGGGCGCGTGGTCGAAAAGGCGCTGGCTTAG
- a CDS encoding SMP-30/gluconolactonase/LRE family protein has translation MRPLSLALALLAALPTAAQLPPPVSPVADGAVPEKLAGGFAFTEGPAPDAAGNVYFTDQPNDRIHKWSADGKLTTFMEPCGRSNGLCFDAAGTLWACADAQNELWKIDVATKKVTVVVKDHAGKLLNGPNDIWVRPDGGAYFTDPLYKRPYWKRGPQEQPQAVYFLSKEGTLSKADADVKQPNGIIGTPDGKTLYVADFGVNKTHAYDIAADGTLKNRRVFANQASDGMTVDDAGNVYFTTRGVQVYDKAGKKIAQIDTPDGGCTNVCFGGADMRTLFITTGKSLYAVKMKTKGAARQ, from the coding sequence ATGCGCCCCCTCTCCCTCGCGCTCGCGCTCCTCGCCGCCCTCCCCACCGCCGCACAACTCCCGCCCCCGGTCTCGCCCGTCGCCGACGGGGCGGTGCCCGAGAAGCTCGCCGGCGGGTTCGCGTTCACCGAGGGCCCGGCCCCCGACGCCGCCGGCAACGTCTACTTCACCGACCAGCCCAACGACCGCATCCACAAGTGGTCCGCCGACGGCAAGCTCACCACCTTCATGGAGCCCTGCGGCCGGTCGAACGGCCTCTGCTTCGACGCAGCCGGCACCCTCTGGGCCTGCGCCGACGCCCAGAACGAGCTGTGGAAGATCGACGTGGCCACGAAGAAGGTGACGGTGGTGGTGAAGGACCACGCCGGCAAGCTGCTGAACGGCCCGAACGACATCTGGGTGCGGCCCGACGGCGGGGCGTACTTCACCGACCCGCTGTACAAGCGGCCGTACTGGAAGCGCGGCCCCCAGGAGCAGCCGCAGGCGGTGTACTTCCTGTCGAAGGAGGGGACGCTGTCGAAGGCGGACGCGGACGTGAAGCAGCCGAACGGCATCATCGGCACGCCGGACGGGAAGACGCTGTACGTGGCCGACTTCGGGGTGAACAAGACGCACGCCTACGACATCGCGGCGGACGGCACGCTGAAGAACCGCCGCGTGTTCGCCAACCAGGCGTCCGACGGCATGACCGTGGACGACGCCGGCAACGTGTACTTCACGACGCGCGGCGTGCAGGTCTACGACAAGGCGGGCAAGAAGATCGCGCAGATCGACACGCCGGACGGCGGCTGCACCAACGTGTGCTTCGGCGGCGCCGACATGCGGACGCTGTTCATCACCACCGGCAAGAGCCTGTACGCGGTGAAGATGAAGACCAAGGGCGCCGCCCGGCAGTAG
- a CDS encoding large ribosomal subunit protein uL3, whose product MSLGLIGYKVGMTQFFTASGAVEPVTVLRVGPCPVLQIKYEGTTDGNRKVVKDGYTAVQIGFDDKPRKNATRPEQGHVAANLKSKRKEARQKAGVKLPPKADVEPQRHIREFRLDRVGAFTLGVKSADAESATVTVERVKSTGNILKPHEGYQEDVTLTVGQKLTVADVFKDVVAVDVIGTTKGRGTQGVMKRHNFAGLPAAHGAKKVHRQAGSTSSLASNRGSGRPKKGMKRAGRYGNERVTIRNLTVVKVDAENNLILVRGGVPGHPNAVVMVRPTNKVGPGSPRAKANKKESAPTGKKK is encoded by the coding sequence ATGTCGCTGGGTCTAATCGGGTACAAGGTCGGCATGACGCAGTTCTTCACCGCCAGCGGGGCGGTGGAGCCGGTCACGGTTCTCCGCGTCGGGCCGTGCCCCGTGCTGCAAATCAAGTACGAGGGCACCACGGACGGCAACCGCAAGGTCGTGAAGGACGGCTACACCGCCGTGCAGATCGGGTTCGACGACAAGCCGCGCAAGAACGCCACCCGCCCCGAGCAGGGGCACGTGGCCGCGAACCTGAAGTCGAAGCGGAAGGAGGCCCGCCAGAAGGCCGGCGTCAAGCTCCCGCCGAAGGCCGACGTGGAGCCGCAGCGCCACATCCGCGAGTTCCGCCTCGACCGCGTGGGGGCGTTTACCCTCGGCGTGAAGTCGGCCGACGCCGAGTCCGCCACGGTGACCGTGGAGCGCGTCAAGAGCACCGGCAACATCCTGAAGCCGCACGAGGGCTACCAGGAGGACGTGACGCTGACGGTGGGCCAGAAGCTGACCGTGGCGGACGTGTTCAAGGACGTGGTGGCGGTGGACGTGATCGGCACCACGAAGGGCCGCGGCACGCAGGGCGTCATGAAGCGGCACAACTTCGCGGGCTTGCCGGCGGCGCACGGTGCGAAGAAGGTCCACCGGCAGGCCGGGTCGACCTCGTCGCTGGCGAGCAACCGCGGTAGCGGCCGCCCGAAGAAGGGCATGAAGCGGGCCGGCCGGTACGGCAACGAGCGGGTGACGATCCGCAACCTGACGGTGGTGAAGGTGGACGCGGAAAACAACCTGATCCTGGTGCGCGGCGGCGTGCCGGGCCACCCGAACGCGGTGGTGATGGTGCGGCCGACGAACAAGGTCGGCCCGGGTTCGCCGCGGGCGAAGGCGAACAAGAAGGAATCGGCCCCGACCGGGAAGAAGAAGTAA
- a CDS encoding sulfite oxidase — protein MPAPTRRDALRAAALLPLAGAASARQPEPFRGMIVRMHEPRNLEMPPSGFAHAVTPTEQFFVRSHFAAPVVDPNTFKLVVEGHVENRLELTLAEVAQLAKAEQTLTVECAGNGRVFLVPQARGLQWATGGVGTAAWAGTPLGAVLDRARPKAGAADVVLFGADRGAVTADPASPGPIHYGRGLPLAKARKDEVLLASTMNGEPLTRSHGAPLRAVVGGWFGCAAVKWLTRIVVTDRPYGGFWQTMDYSLYARGAGGEPETVPLTTMLPKAVIANLGPQEVIPAGRPFTVRGAAWAGESPVAKIELSTDGGATWTAAKLDGDAKPHRWVFWSFDWTPARGPARVVARCTDAAGATQPPTRDPDRRSYLINHLVPVEVTAR, from the coding sequence ATGCCCGCCCCCACCCGCCGCGACGCGCTCCGGGCCGCCGCACTGCTGCCGCTCGCCGGCGCCGCGTCCGCCCGTCAGCCGGAGCCGTTCCGCGGCATGATCGTGCGCATGCACGAGCCGCGGAACCTGGAGATGCCGCCGTCCGGCTTCGCCCACGCGGTCACGCCCACCGAGCAGTTCTTCGTCCGCAGCCACTTCGCGGCGCCGGTCGTCGATCCCAACACATTCAAACTCGTCGTCGAGGGGCACGTCGAGAACCGCCTCGAACTGACGCTCGCCGAGGTGGCCCAGCTGGCCAAGGCCGAGCAGACGCTGACCGTGGAGTGCGCCGGCAACGGCCGCGTCTTCCTGGTCCCGCAGGCCCGCGGCCTTCAGTGGGCGACGGGGGGCGTCGGTACCGCGGCGTGGGCCGGCACGCCGCTCGGCGCCGTCCTCGACCGCGCCCGCCCGAAGGCCGGCGCCGCGGACGTGGTGCTGTTCGGCGCCGACCGCGGGGCCGTCACCGCCGACCCGGCCAGCCCCGGGCCGATCCATTACGGCCGTGGTCTGCCGCTGGCGAAGGCCCGCAAGGACGAGGTGCTGCTCGCCTCCACCATGAACGGCGAGCCGCTGACGCGCAGCCACGGGGCGCCGCTGCGGGCCGTCGTCGGCGGGTGGTTCGGCTGCGCCGCGGTGAAGTGGCTGACCCGCATCGTCGTCACCGACCGCCCCTACGGCGGGTTCTGGCAGACGATGGACTATTCGCTGTACGCCCGCGGGGCCGGCGGCGAGCCCGAGACGGTGCCGCTCACGACGATGCTCCCGAAGGCGGTGATCGCCAACCTCGGGCCGCAGGAGGTGATCCCCGCCGGCCGGCCGTTCACCGTCCGCGGCGCGGCGTGGGCCGGCGAGTCGCCGGTGGCCAAGATCGAACTCAGCACCGACGGCGGGGCGACGTGGACGGCGGCGAAGCTGGACGGCGACGCGAAACCGCACCGGTGGGTGTTCTGGTCGTTCGACTGGACGCCGGCCCGCGGCCCGGCGCGGGTGGTGGCCCGCTGCACCGACGCCGCCGGCGCCACCCAGCCGCCGACCCGCGACCCGGACCGGCGCTCGTACCTCATCAACCACCTCGTGCCGGTCGAAGTGACGGCGCGCTAG
- a CDS encoding Na+/H+ antiporter has product MFHPVELVLALVAVAVGLGVVARRMRVPYPILLVVGGLLLGLQPWAPSVALDPQVVFLLFLPPLLYAAAFQTEWADFRLNLRPIVLLAVGLVLFTTAVVAVVAHAVVGLPWPCAFVLGAIVSPPDAVAAVAVTRRIGVPPVIITLLEGESLVNDATALVVLRVAVVAVSAGSFSVADAGVQFLVVAAGGVALGLAGGWLAVKLHAWLDREERADAKLLITVTLLTPFAVYLPAEHLHVSGVLAAVTAGLWVGSRCEQVFSPALYEEARAVWEWVEFVLNALIFILIGFALRPVLDQLSDNYDPLDLLGYSAAVSAAVILSRFVWVFPGAYVPRWLDRRLGLPTTPYPPPRAVFVVGWTGMRGVVSLAAALALPTVTADGKPFQGRDLIQFLTFWVIFATLVGQGLTLPWVVRRLGLGGPPVPPPAEGAHVPEDEP; this is encoded by the coding sequence GTGTTCCACCCGGTCGAGCTCGTCCTGGCCCTCGTCGCGGTCGCCGTCGGGCTCGGCGTCGTGGCCCGGCGGATGCGCGTGCCGTACCCCATCCTGCTGGTCGTCGGCGGGCTGTTGCTCGGCCTCCAGCCGTGGGCGCCGAGCGTCGCCCTCGACCCGCAGGTCGTGTTCCTCCTGTTCCTGCCGCCGCTCCTGTACGCCGCCGCGTTCCAGACCGAGTGGGCCGACTTCCGGCTGAACCTCCGCCCCATTGTGCTCCTGGCCGTCGGGCTCGTGCTGTTCACCACCGCCGTCGTCGCCGTGGTCGCCCACGCCGTCGTCGGCCTGCCGTGGCCGTGCGCGTTCGTGCTCGGCGCGATCGTGTCGCCGCCGGACGCCGTCGCGGCCGTGGCCGTCACGCGGCGCATCGGCGTGCCGCCGGTCATCATCACGCTGCTCGAGGGCGAGAGCCTGGTGAACGACGCCACCGCCCTGGTCGTGCTCCGGGTGGCGGTCGTGGCGGTGAGCGCGGGGTCTTTCTCGGTAGCCGACGCCGGCGTGCAGTTCCTCGTCGTCGCCGCCGGCGGCGTCGCCCTCGGCCTGGCCGGCGGGTGGCTCGCGGTGAAGCTACACGCCTGGCTCGACCGCGAGGAGCGGGCCGACGCCAAGCTGTTGATCACGGTCACGCTGCTGACGCCGTTCGCGGTGTACCTGCCGGCCGAGCACCTGCACGTGAGCGGCGTGCTGGCCGCGGTGACGGCGGGGTTGTGGGTCGGCAGCCGGTGCGAGCAGGTGTTCAGCCCGGCCCTGTACGAGGAGGCGCGGGCCGTGTGGGAGTGGGTCGAGTTCGTGCTGAACGCGCTGATCTTCATCCTGATCGGCTTCGCCCTCCGCCCGGTGCTCGACCAACTGAGCGACAACTACGACCCGCTCGACCTGCTGGGGTACTCCGCGGCGGTGAGCGCGGCCGTGATCCTGTCGCGGTTCGTGTGGGTGTTCCCGGGCGCCTACGTGCCGCGCTGGCTGGACCGCCGGCTCGGCCTGCCGACGACGCCGTACCCGCCACCGCGGGCCGTCTTCGTGGTCGGGTGGACGGGGATGCGCGGCGTGGTGTCGCTGGCCGCGGCGCTGGCCCTGCCGACCGTCACGGCCGACGGCAAGCCGTTCCAAGGCCGCGACCTGATCCAGTTCCTGACGTTCTGGGTGATCTTCGCCACGCTGGTGGGGCAGGGGCTGACGCTGCCGTGGGTGGTGCGCCGGCTCGGGCTCGGCGGCCCGCCAGTTCCACCGCCGGCCGAGGGCGCCCACGTTCCGGAGGACGAGCCATGA
- a CDS encoding glycoside hydrolase family 43 C-terminal domain-containing protein has product MTRIACGMGLAVLLALTGAAAGQEKDAPFDPAKLIGRWTPVEKKKDEVSVVEFKTGNKVTFQLGAGGKTETYEGTYAVAGQKLKIALKVGEKTITEEVVVTRLTADELHTEDAKGKKEKLRRVQ; this is encoded by the coding sequence ATGACGCGGATCGCGTGCGGGATGGGCCTGGCGGTGCTGCTGGCGCTGACCGGCGCCGCGGCCGGGCAGGAGAAGGACGCGCCGTTCGACCCGGCGAAGCTGATCGGCCGCTGGACGCCGGTTGAGAAGAAGAAGGACGAGGTGTCGGTGGTGGAGTTCAAGACGGGGAACAAGGTGACGTTCCAGCTCGGCGCCGGCGGCAAGACGGAGACGTACGAGGGGACGTATGCGGTGGCCGGGCAGAAGCTGAAGATCGCGCTGAAGGTCGGCGAGAAGACGATCACCGAGGAGGTGGTGGTGACGCGGCTGACCGCGGACGAGCTCCACACCGAGGACGCGAAGGGGAAGAAGGAGAAGCTGCGGCGCGTACAGTAG
- a CDS encoding SMP-30/gluconolactonase/LRE family protein: MLRVFAAPAALAAAALVALAPAPSAAQPGEKKATIGSIERKNAKIDELLPKGAVIEVLAGGFKWTEGPVWDKKAKRVLFTDIPNNRVMSWSPADGLKEFLKPSGYTGKEPFTGYEPGANGLAFDKDGALVLCQHGDRRISRLTADGKFQTVADKYNGKRFNSPNDLVYHPNGDLYFTDPPYGLPKQMDDPAKELQFQGVYRLKPNGELTLLTKEMSRPNGIALSPDNKTLYVANSDPARAIWMAFPLGADGAISGAGRVIFDATPEVVAKKPGLPDGMKVDAKGNIFATGPDGVYVFAPDFTYLGKIVIGDKNANCGFGDDGATLYICANDKLVRVRTTTRGLGF, translated from the coding sequence ATGTTGCGCGTGTTCGCCGCGCCGGCCGCCCTCGCCGCCGCCGCCCTCGTCGCCCTCGCCCCCGCGCCGTCCGCGGCGCAGCCCGGCGAGAAGAAGGCCACCATCGGTAGCATCGAGCGCAAGAACGCCAAGATCGACGAACTCCTCCCCAAGGGCGCCGTCATCGAGGTGCTCGCCGGCGGGTTCAAGTGGACCGAGGGGCCGGTCTGGGACAAGAAGGCCAAGCGGGTGCTGTTCACCGACATCCCCAACAACCGCGTCATGAGCTGGTCGCCGGCCGACGGGCTCAAGGAGTTCCTGAAGCCGAGCGGCTACACCGGCAAGGAGCCGTTCACCGGCTACGAGCCCGGGGCCAACGGCCTCGCGTTCGACAAGGACGGCGCCCTCGTGCTGTGCCAGCACGGCGACCGGCGGATTTCCCGCCTCACCGCCGACGGCAAGTTCCAGACGGTCGCGGACAAGTACAACGGGAAGCGGTTCAACAGCCCGAACGACCTGGTGTACCACCCGAACGGCGACCTGTACTTCACCGACCCGCCGTACGGCCTGCCGAAGCAGATGGACGACCCGGCGAAGGAGCTGCAGTTCCAGGGCGTCTACCGGCTGAAGCCGAACGGCGAGCTGACGCTGCTGACGAAGGAGATGAGCCGGCCGAACGGCATCGCGCTGTCGCCGGACAACAAGACGCTGTACGTGGCCAACTCCGACCCCGCGCGGGCGATCTGGATGGCCTTCCCGCTCGGCGCCGACGGCGCCATCAGCGGCGCCGGCCGGGTCATCTTCGACGCCACGCCCGAGGTGGTGGCGAAGAAGCCGGGCCTGCCGGACGGCATGAAGGTGGACGCGAAGGGGAACATCTTCGCCACCGGCCCCGACGGCGTGTACGTGTTCGCCCCGGACTTCACCTACCTGGGCAAGATCGTCATCGGCGACAAGAACGCCAACTGCGGGTTCGGCGACGACGGGGCGACGCTGTACATCTGCGCCAACGACAAGCTCGTCCGCGTCCGCACCACGACGCGCGGGCTGGGGTTCTGA
- a CDS encoding carboxypeptidase-like regulatory domain-containing protein: protein MVQSIRLLRPCSVLIALVGLPAIAHGQKVKGVVVDSTKQPIQGVSVELHPTGKNDSVHSVITNKDGVYEFNGLKYDAAYDIIYSHSNMDTVVISRLAESKAQEINNVMYRKGQPRPGLALLETLQSAERLLLLAASKEKAEEKQRLLARFDDETQRYLFGNTNLFLPGEDNTVAVYVTDRRRSVTALFKPVVK from the coding sequence ATGGTCCAGAGCATCCGATTACTCCGCCCATGTTCCGTTCTCATCGCTCTCGTTGGCCTACCTGCCATAGCACACGGCCAGAAGGTCAAAGGTGTTGTGGTCGACTCCACGAAGCAACCCATCCAGGGGGTAAGCGTTGAGCTCCACCCTACTGGCAAGAACGACTCGGTTCACAGTGTGATAACCAACAAAGACGGCGTCTACGAATTCAACGGTCTTAAGTACGACGCTGCATATGACATTATTTACAGTCACTCGAATATGGATACGGTCGTTATTAGTCGCTTGGCTGAGAGCAAAGCACAAGAGATAAATAACGTGATGTACCGGAAGGGCCAGCCACGACCCGGACTCGCCCTTCTCGAAACCTTGCAGTCTGCAGAGCGTCTGCTGCTCCTCGCTGCGTCGAAAGAGAAGGCTGAGGAAAAGCAACGGCTGCTAGCACGATTCGATGATGAGACCCAGCGTTACTTGTTTGGGAACACCAACCTGTTCTTGCCCGGCGAGGACAATACGGTGGCCGTTTATGTCACGGATCGAAGAAGATCGGTCACGGCCCTGTTCAAGCCAGTAGTGAAATAG
- a CDS encoding S46 family peptidase, which produces MTRRLTAALGVLLMAATPTFADEGMWLFNNPPAAQLKAKYQFEPTPDWLDHLRLSSVRFNSGGSGSFVSADGLVMTNHHVGADDLAKLSDEKNNYLRDGFHAKTRDAEIKCKGLELNVLLAIKDVTNDVNAAVNPGMAPADAFKARQARIAEIEKANADEKASVRADVVSLYAGGQYHLYTFRKYTDIRLVFAPEKGIAFFGGDPDNFEYPRYDLDVCFFRVYNGGAPLKTQHYLKWSAAGAKENELVFVSGHPGRTNRQNTVAELQYLRDTGYPYLLQRLVRLEVLLSAWGGRTAENMRRAEDDLFSIQNSRKARLGGLAGLLDPKLFGRKVADEQRLREFIGKSMNTDVKAAEGAFAAVEKAEKVRAELIRDLTLLENAAGFNSASFGIARTLARAADELPKAPAERLREFGDARIPSLKFQLFSDEPIHEDIETVKLTDGLTFLATSLGPDHELVKKVLAGKSPRDRAYEVVSKTKVRDPEFRKKMFEGGKAAVDAAADPMIELARLVDPASRAARRRFETEVEEPKRQAHSALAKARYAMDGDQVYPDATFTLRLAFGTVKGYTEAGKAVPPFSTMDGLYARSKELGNTGPFELPKRWVDRKDKLDLKTPFNFVCTADIIGGNSGSPVVNKAGEVVGLIFDGNIQSLVLDFIYDESEARAVSVDSRAIVEALRKVYDADALVAELTGKK; this is translated from the coding sequence ATGACTCGCAGACTGACCGCCGCACTCGGAGTGCTCCTCATGGCCGCCACCCCCACCTTCGCCGACGAAGGGATGTGGCTGTTCAACAACCCGCCCGCCGCCCAGCTCAAGGCGAAATACCAGTTCGAGCCCACCCCCGACTGGCTCGACCACCTGCGGCTCTCGTCCGTCCGGTTCAACTCCGGCGGGTCCGGCAGCTTCGTCAGCGCCGACGGCCTCGTCATGACCAACCACCACGTCGGCGCCGACGACCTGGCCAAGCTGTCGGACGAGAAGAACAACTACCTCCGCGACGGGTTCCACGCCAAGACCCGCGACGCCGAGATCAAGTGCAAGGGGCTCGAACTCAACGTCCTGCTCGCCATCAAGGACGTGACCAACGACGTGAACGCCGCGGTGAACCCGGGCATGGCCCCGGCCGACGCGTTCAAGGCCCGGCAGGCCCGCATCGCCGAGATCGAGAAGGCCAACGCCGACGAGAAGGCCAGCGTCCGCGCCGACGTGGTGAGCCTGTACGCCGGCGGGCAGTACCACCTGTACACGTTCCGCAAGTACACCGACATCCGCCTCGTGTTCGCCCCCGAGAAGGGCATCGCGTTCTTCGGCGGCGACCCGGACAACTTCGAGTACCCGCGCTACGACCTCGACGTGTGCTTCTTCCGCGTCTACAACGGCGGCGCCCCGCTGAAGACGCAGCACTACCTGAAGTGGAGCGCCGCCGGGGCCAAGGAGAACGAGCTGGTGTTCGTCTCGGGTCACCCCGGCCGCACCAACCGGCAGAACACCGTCGCCGAGCTGCAGTACCTCCGCGACACCGGCTACCCCTACCTCCTCCAGCGGCTCGTGCGGCTGGAAGTGCTGCTGAGCGCCTGGGGCGGCCGCACGGCCGAGAACATGCGCCGCGCCGAGGACGACCTGTTCAGCATCCAGAACAGCCGCAAGGCCCGGCTCGGCGGCCTCGCCGGGCTGCTCGACCCGAAGCTGTTCGGCCGCAAGGTGGCCGACGAGCAGCGGCTCCGCGAGTTCATCGGCAAGAGCATGAACACCGACGTGAAGGCCGCCGAGGGGGCGTTCGCCGCCGTCGAGAAGGCCGAGAAGGTGCGGGCCGAGCTGATCCGCGACCTGACGCTGCTGGAGAACGCGGCCGGGTTCAACAGCGCGTCGTTCGGCATCGCCCGCACCCTGGCCCGCGCCGCCGACGAGCTGCCGAAGGCGCCCGCCGAGCGGCTCCGCGAGTTCGGCGACGCCCGCATCCCGTCGCTGAAGTTCCAGCTCTTCTCGGACGAGCCGATCCACGAGGACATCGAGACGGTGAAGCTCACCGACGGCCTGACGTTCCTGGCCACGAGCCTGGGGCCGGACCACGAGCTGGTGAAGAAGGTGCTCGCCGGCAAGTCGCCGCGCGACCGGGCCTACGAGGTGGTGAGCAAGACGAAGGTCCGCGACCCCGAGTTCCGCAAGAAGATGTTCGAGGGCGGTAAGGCCGCGGTGGACGCGGCCGCCGACCCGATGATCGAGCTGGCGCGGCTGGTGGACCCGGCGTCGCGGGCGGCCCGGCGGCGGTTTGAGACGGAGGTCGAGGAGCCGAAGCGGCAGGCGCACTCGGCGCTGGCGAAGGCCCGGTACGCGATGGACGGCGACCAGGTGTACCCGGACGCCACGTTCACGCTGCGGCTGGCGTTCGGCACCGTGAAGGGGTACACCGAGGCCGGCAAGGCGGTGCCCCCGTTCTCGACGATGGACGGCCTGTACGCCCGGAGCAAGGAGCTGGGGAACACCGGGCCGTTCGAGCTGCCGAAGCGGTGGGTCGACCGCAAGGACAAGCTCGACCTGAAGACGCCGTTCAACTTCGTGTGCACGGCGGACATCATCGGCGGGAACAGCGGCAGCCCGGTGGTGAACAAGGCCGGCGAGGTGGTCGGGCTGATCTTCGACGGCAACATCCAGAGCCTGGTGCTGGACTTCATCTACGACGAGTCCGAGGCCCGCGCGGTGAGCGTGGACAGCCGGGCGATCGTGGAGGCGCTGCGGAAGGTGTACGACGCCGACGCGCTGGTCGCGGAGCTGACCGGGAAGAAGTAA